The proteins below come from a single Parageobacillus thermoglucosidasius genomic window:
- a CDS encoding IS1182 family transposase produces the protein MYIYYNRDQLILPMDLEILIPKHHLCRIVDLAVEKMDPALLVSLYPGGGRPAYHPKMMLKVILYAYANRIYSSRQIAKQLKENIYFMWLSGHQTPDFRTINRFRSERMKDIIYETFFSIVDLLRQEGLVKLEDYFLDGTKIEASANKYTFVWRKSTEKYDQKLEEKFRKIVASIEQVVKEDEESEQEGDFQEKLEASPITSEKIEAVIEQVEEHLKKEPKNRTLKKAKQQLEQDILPRKKKYEEYKKVLGERNSFSKTDPDATFMRMKDDHMKNGQLKPGYNVQIGTENQFITGFSVHQRAGDAGCFISHLEQLAAYGRPMPKRAIADSAYGSEENYTYCEKKQIVALIKYNTLDREQTKAWAKEIGRIENMTYDEELDEWICAKGERLVFVYKRKETTDNGYVIVKRTYRCTACAGCPFQAACAKGKDTKTIRVSLKNQQQRQEIRKRLSTEEGATTYRRRQIENEPVFGQIKHNQQFHRFSLRGLPKITLEWGLVCAAHNLRKWATTTDPTRKK, from the coding sequence ATGTACATTTATTATAACCGAGATCAACTCATTTTGCCAATGGATCTTGAAATTCTCATTCCCAAACATCATCTTTGCCGGATCGTGGATCTAGCCGTGGAAAAAATGGATCCAGCTCTGCTCGTTTCCCTCTATCCCGGCGGAGGCCGCCCAGCCTATCATCCGAAAATGATGTTGAAAGTCATCCTGTATGCCTACGCCAATCGGATCTATTCCTCTCGCCAAATCGCCAAGCAATTGAAAGAAAACATTTATTTTATGTGGCTATCCGGCCATCAAACACCGGATTTCCGCACCATCAACCGATTTCGGTCGGAACGGATGAAGGACATCATTTACGAAACGTTTTTCTCCATTGTCGATCTTCTGCGTCAAGAAGGGTTGGTCAAACTAGAGGATTACTTTCTGGATGGAACGAAAATCGAGGCCAGCGCCAACAAGTACACGTTCGTTTGGCGCAAATCAACGGAAAAGTACGATCAGAAGTTGGAGGAGAAATTCCGGAAAATCGTAGCCTCGATCGAACAGGTGGTAAAAGAGGATGAAGAGTCGGAACAAGAAGGAGATTTTCAAGAAAAGCTGGAAGCTTCACCGATCACGTCTGAAAAGATCGAAGCCGTGATCGAACAAGTGGAAGAACATCTAAAGAAAGAGCCGAAGAATCGCACGTTAAAGAAAGCAAAACAGCAATTGGAACAAGACATTCTCCCCCGTAAGAAAAAATATGAAGAATACAAAAAAGTGTTAGGCGAACGAAACAGTTTTTCGAAAACGGACCCCGATGCGACGTTTATGCGGATGAAAGACGACCATATGAAAAACGGCCAGCTCAAACCGGGATATAATGTGCAGATAGGGACAGAGAACCAATTCATCACTGGATTTAGCGTGCATCAACGGGCGGGGGATGCCGGATGCTTCATTTCACATTTGGAGCAATTGGCCGCCTATGGGCGTCCCATGCCTAAACGAGCGATTGCGGATTCCGCCTATGGGAGTGAGGAGAACTACACGTACTGCGAGAAAAAGCAGATCGTCGCGCTGATCAAGTACAACACATTGGACCGGGAACAAACGAAAGCGTGGGCGAAAGAGATCGGCCGAATCGAGAACATGACGTACGATGAGGAATTGGATGAGTGGATTTGCGCGAAAGGGGAACGGCTGGTGTTTGTGTATAAACGGAAGGAAACGACCGACAACGGGTACGTCATCGTCAAACGGACGTATCGTTGTACAGCATGTGCCGGATGCCCGTTTCAAGCAGCATGTGCCAAAGGCAAAGACACGAAAACCATCCGCGTTTCCTTGAAAAATCAACAACAACGGCAAGAAATCCGGAAACGGCTGTCCACGGAAGAAGGGGCGACGACATATCGAAGACGGCAAATCGAAAACGAGCCGGTGTTTGGGCAAATCAAGCATAATCAGCAATTTCATCGGTTTTCATTGAGAGGCCTCCCAAAAATTACCTTGGAGTGGGGTCTAGTTTGTGCTGCCCACAATTTGAGAAAGTGGGCCACAACGACCGACCCAACAAGGAAAAAATAG
- a CDS encoding Ger(x)C family spore germination protein, which translates to MKRKIAIIFSLLLCTVILSGCWSKKELTDLAIVIAVGIDKTKDGKFVMTFQVVNPGNVAGATQRGGGSGGVPVSIYKATGNNLIEASRKASKKLSRLIYYAHTNLVVIGEEVAKEGINGLFDALERSGQFRTTAMVVVAHHHSAEDVLKILTPIDKIPANQIIKTVRFSEKTWGQTMNVSVGDVINDLASSGKTPTISGVEIVGGVKKGKRQANVQASEPDARLNVNGIAMFKNDKLAGWIFGETARGVLWVMDKIEQTDITVEWKRRKEAVAYEVVRAKTSVAAHMKRGKPSISIRIKAEGDIGEALVPVDFTDPMQILALEKKIEQTIKNEVIQAVEKAQEEKTDIFGFGNVVYRSYPREWKKMKHDWDESTFPHLEVNVTVDAFIRRTGLRTKPYILG; encoded by the coding sequence ATGAAACGAAAAATAGCCATCATCTTTTCACTGCTGTTATGTACAGTCATTCTTTCCGGATGCTGGAGCAAAAAAGAATTGACTGATTTGGCGATTGTCATCGCTGTCGGAATTGATAAAACGAAGGATGGAAAATTTGTCATGACATTTCAAGTCGTCAACCCAGGAAATGTTGCCGGGGCGACACAGCGAGGCGGAGGCAGCGGTGGGGTGCCGGTTTCCATTTACAAAGCAACAGGAAATAATCTCATTGAGGCAAGCCGGAAAGCGTCAAAAAAACTATCACGGCTTATATACTATGCGCATACAAACTTAGTGGTGATTGGGGAGGAAGTGGCAAAAGAAGGAATTAACGGGTTGTTTGATGCGCTTGAAAGAAGCGGCCAATTTCGCACGACCGCGATGGTGGTGGTCGCCCATCATCATTCCGCAGAAGATGTTTTGAAAATATTAACGCCCATTGATAAAATTCCGGCAAATCAAATTATAAAAACAGTACGATTTTCTGAAAAAACGTGGGGGCAAACGATGAATGTCAGTGTTGGAGATGTCATTAATGATCTCGCTTCATCGGGAAAAACGCCGACCATTAGTGGCGTTGAGATTGTCGGAGGAGTGAAAAAGGGGAAGAGGCAGGCGAACGTGCAAGCTTCTGAGCCTGATGCACGATTAAATGTTAATGGCATAGCTATGTTTAAAAATGACAAACTGGCCGGATGGATTTTTGGCGAGACAGCGCGAGGAGTGTTATGGGTGATGGATAAAATTGAACAGACGGACATTACGGTTGAATGGAAGCGAAGAAAAGAAGCAGTGGCCTATGAAGTCGTTCGCGCTAAAACAAGCGTGGCAGCACATATGAAAAGAGGAAAACCGTCGATTTCCATTCGCATTAAGGCAGAGGGAGATATCGGCGAAGCGCTTGTCCCAGTTGACTTTACCGATCCTATGCAAATTCTTGCGTTAGAAAAAAAGATCGAACAAACGATAAAAAACGAAGTTATTCAAGCGGTGGAAAAAGCGCAAGAAGAAAAAACGGATATTTTCGGATTTGGGAACGTTGTCTATCGTTCGTATCCGCGTGAGTGGAAAAAGATGAAACACGATTGGGACGAAAGCACTTTCCCGCACTTAGAAGTGAATGTGACGGTAGATGCGTTTATTCGCCGGACGGGATTGCGTACTAAACCGTACATACTTGGATAA
- a CDS encoding spore germination protein, which yields MLFQWGLQKKQKEKKQQKEPPTQQERDQSGQAQDVPREPIHSLLDVNLDIIRQTTGNSSDVVIRRFTMGQEREIRAALIFIDGLADEKNVYQFLLEPLMAATFPISLSPKDAFFFVEKKLAAVGEIERISHWFDLFLALTSGETIILLDGLPSALSASTKGGETRAIQEPQTQLAIRGPRDGFTESLRMNTTLIRRRIKNPNLWLETLKIGEVTQTDVAIMYVKGIANDAIVEEVKKRLRGIRIDNVLESGDIEQLIEDQTFTTFPTLYHTERPDVVAANLLEGRVAIFVEGTPFVLVAPALFIQFFQAVEDYYARFDIATALRFLRVLIFFLSLVAPAIYIAATTFHQEMIPTQLVIAIAAQRESVPFPAFVEALVMEVVFEILREAGVRLPRAVGQAVSIVGALVIGQAAVEAGFVSSAMVIVVSITAIASFATPSFAIAISARLIRFALMFLAAMFGFYGIIIGILMMTLHLCSLRSFGVPYMSPLAPFIPSNMGDTLFRLPTWVFKERPRLISQKNIARQGKHQRPQPPASNRQEKKEGEQS from the coding sequence ATGCTGTTTCAGTGGGGATTGCAAAAAAAACAAAAAGAAAAAAAGCAACAAAAAGAACCGCCAACCCAACAAGAACGTGACCAAAGCGGCCAAGCGCAAGACGTTCCGCGCGAGCCGATTCATTCGCTGCTTGACGTTAATCTCGACATTATTCGCCAGACGACTGGAAACAGTTCCGATGTTGTTATTCGCCGCTTTACGATGGGACAAGAACGGGAAATTCGCGCCGCTCTCATTTTTATCGATGGGCTTGCCGATGAAAAAAATGTGTATCAATTTTTGCTTGAGCCGCTGATGGCAGCAACATTTCCCATTTCCTTATCTCCAAAGGACGCGTTCTTCTTTGTGGAGAAAAAGCTGGCTGCTGTTGGTGAAATCGAACGCATTTCTCATTGGTTTGATTTATTTTTAGCACTTACGTCCGGGGAAACGATCATTCTTCTTGACGGGCTGCCGTCTGCTTTAAGCGCGAGCACAAAAGGCGGAGAAACCCGGGCGATTCAAGAACCGCAAACACAGCTGGCGATTCGCGGCCCGCGGGATGGCTTTACGGAATCGCTACGGATGAATACTACGCTTATTCGCCGCCGCATTAAGAACCCGAACCTTTGGCTGGAGACGTTGAAAATTGGCGAAGTGACACAGACAGATGTTGCCATTATGTATGTGAAGGGAATTGCCAATGATGCCATTGTGGAGGAAGTCAAAAAACGGCTCCGTGGCATTCGAATTGACAATGTTCTCGAATCAGGAGATATTGAACAATTAATCGAAGACCAAACATTTACGACTTTCCCAACATTGTATCATACAGAACGGCCGGATGTGGTAGCGGCAAATCTTTTGGAAGGGAGAGTAGCGATATTTGTTGAAGGGACTCCGTTTGTGCTTGTTGCGCCCGCTTTGTTTATCCAATTTTTCCAAGCGGTTGAAGACTATTACGCCCGGTTTGATATTGCGACGGCACTGCGGTTTTTGCGTGTTCTCATTTTCTTTCTTTCTCTTGTTGCCCCGGCGATTTATATTGCGGCAACGACATTTCATCAAGAAATGATCCCGACACAACTTGTCATTGCGATTGCTGCCCAGCGTGAGTCGGTTCCGTTTCCAGCGTTTGTTGAAGCATTGGTAATGGAAGTAGTTTTTGAAATTTTGCGGGAAGCAGGTGTGCGCTTGCCGCGCGCCGTTGGCCAAGCCGTTTCGATTGTCGGAGCGCTTGTCATCGGACAGGCGGCGGTAGAAGCCGGGTTTGTTTCCTCAGCGATGGTGATTGTCGTTTCCATTACGGCCATCGCCAGCTTTGCGACTCCTTCGTTTGCAATTGCGATTTCTGCGCGCCTTATCCGTTTTGCGCTTATGTTTCTCGCCGCTATGTTTGGGTTTTACGGCATTATTATAGGCATTTTGATGATGACGCTTCATTTGTGCAGCCTTCGTTCTTTTGGCGTTCCGTATATGTCACCGCTTGCTCCGTTTATTCCGTCCAATATGGGCGATACGCTTTTCCGTTTGCCAACATGGGTATTTAAGGAGCGTCCCCGTTTAATAAGCCAGAAAAATATTGCGCGCCAAGGGAAACATCAACGGCCTCAGCCGCCTGCTTCCAATCGCCAGGAAAAAAAAGAGGGAGAGCAGTCATGA
- a CDS encoding GerAB/ArcD/ProY family transporter, with translation MEPVKINARQLFVLIVLFEHGSAIVIPLGIGAKQDVWLAILLGLTFGLLLFLIYYCLYRYYPDAPLTTYAQHIAGPWIGNVLAFIYVVYFLYVAARVLRDFGELLLTFAYPETPLFLLNSIMMLTVMYGVYKGIEVIARTGELFLTFLYLLAVSGFILVISAGLVDIHRLQPVLEEGWERVWKVVFTETLYVPFGEMIVFTMLFPYMNNPGKMKQAAITGMVLSGINLAIIMTVNIAVLGTDAVVRSTFPLLDTIQRIRVANFLERLDVFFMIALIIGGFFKISIFFYAAVVGTADVFRMQNHQRLIYPLGLMVLLLSIAIASNYPEHIKEGLKIVTIYMHVPLQIVIPLCLLLVAAIRHRIFKQ, from the coding sequence TTGGAACCGGTGAAAATAAACGCGCGGCAACTGTTTGTGTTAATCGTCTTGTTTGAACATGGAAGCGCTATCGTTATTCCGCTTGGCATAGGGGCAAAACAAGATGTTTGGCTTGCGATTTTATTAGGTTTAACATTCGGTTTATTGTTGTTTTTGATCTATTACTGCCTTTACCGCTACTATCCGGATGCTCCATTGACTACATATGCACAACACATTGCCGGACCTTGGATCGGCAATGTGTTGGCATTTATATATGTTGTCTATTTTCTTTATGTTGCTGCCCGCGTGCTCCGAGATTTCGGTGAGCTGTTGTTGACATTTGCGTATCCAGAAACGCCGCTCTTTCTCTTAAACTCGATTATGATGTTGACGGTGATGTATGGTGTCTATAAAGGAATTGAAGTGATTGCGCGGACGGGGGAGTTGTTTCTCACCTTTCTTTATCTCCTTGCAGTATCTGGGTTTATATTGGTCATTTCCGCAGGGTTAGTGGATATCCATCGGCTGCAACCAGTTTTGGAAGAAGGGTGGGAAAGAGTGTGGAAAGTCGTGTTTACGGAGACGCTTTACGTTCCATTTGGAGAAATGATTGTATTTACAATGTTATTTCCATATATGAATAATCCGGGAAAAATGAAACAAGCTGCGATAACAGGCATGGTGTTAAGCGGTATTAATTTAGCGATTATTATGACGGTCAATATTGCTGTACTAGGAACGGATGCTGTCGTTCGCTCAACATTTCCGCTTTTAGACACAATACAAAGAATTCGCGTTGCGAATTTTTTGGAGCGCCTTGACGTCTTTTTTATGATTGCCCTTATTATTGGCGGGTTTTTTAAAATATCGATATTTTTTTATGCTGCGGTCGTCGGAACGGCGGATGTATTCCGCATGCAAAACCATCAGCGTCTCATATACCCGCTCGGGCTGATGGTTTTGCTGTTGTCCATCGCGATCGCGAGCAACTATCCGGAACATATTAAGGAAGGGTTGAAAATTGTCACCATTTATATGCATGTGCCGCTGCAGATCGTCATCCCGCTTTGCTTGCTCCTTGTTGCGGCCATTCGCCATCGCATTTTCAAACAATAA